The nucleotide window ATCTGTGACATTTGGTTTTCCAGTATCTGGATTTGTAGCATCATCTGTTACATCAGTTGTAGTAGCTGAAAAACTACTTGTTATAACTAGAAAAATCATGATTGTAAAAAGAATATCAATAAATGGAACCAAATTAATACTTGGTTTTTGATTTAATATCTTACGTTTATATGCTTTAACATCAATTGTCATAAAACCACTTATTGTCTTAATTTACTTTCTGTAATTTCTGCATTAACATTACATTTCTCTAAAATGATATTGGCAATACTTTTATCTAACATGCTTGGTTTAAATGAAACCTTAATATTTGCATAAGGATCAGAAATTAACCTTGTATTTACAACACCTTCGGCTTCTTGAAGAGCTTCAAGTGCACATTCAACATTAGCATCGACCTTTACTTTAACTACAGCATATCCCCAATTAGTCATTTTTGTAGCAAGTTCAATTTTATCCATTTCTGCTTCAATAAGTCCTTGAATATAAGTATGTAATGGCAATAACACGATTGCTACTAACAAACCCATAATTGTAGTTGTTAATGCTACATAAATACCTTCAGCCATTGCAGCAGAATCTGGATTAACACCTAATGATTTAAATGTTAACCAAATACCAATAACTGTACCAATTAAACCTAAAAAAGGAGCTAATTCTGTAATTGTTTTAATCGTATTCAAACCTTTTGTCATTTTTGCCAATTCAACAATGAAAATTTGTTCCATACTTTCTTCAACTTCAACTTTATTTTTATAACCAATCTTTAAAGTTTCAGAAATAATTCTAGAAATAGGGTTTTTAAAACCATTAATTGCTTTTAATGCTTCAACAGCTCCACCTCTTTCCATAGAAGCTGTAACTACCCCAAAAATTTCAGTTGTATCTATTTTACTAATATTCCTAAGATACACAATCTTCCTCAACGAAATAATAAGACCATAAACTCCAATAAAAAGAATTATATACGTAATAATTCCTCCCTGAGTAAATATATCTGCTATTCCATCAATAAAAGGCATAATATACTCAATAATCATACTCATCCTCTGTAATATTATACAAAATATTTATAAAAATAATATATTAGTCAATATACTTAAAATTAATTAAAAAATCACTTCATTTTAGCTACCGTAGTCCATGACTTTCTCACGAAATCAGGCATTGATTCATATGTAAAATTAGTTAAAAATTTTTTAGTAGTTGGATCTGAAGGATAACCTGAACCGATTCCACCCATCTTAATAAAATCTTTATTGATTTCTTCAATTTGAGAATCTCTAACTTCTTTAGCTATAATTGATGCTGCTCCTACTTCAATATAATTATCATCAGCCTTATGCTGAGCAATTACATCAACTCCGGTTGCTTGGTGCAAATTTTCCTGAAAACGTTCAGCCTTAACATCAACAGCATCAACAACTGCTTTTTTTGGATTCAATTCTAAAATGATTTTTTCCATTCCTTTCCTTTCAATTTCATTTAAATTAATCCCATTAGCTCTCATTTCATCAATTTGAGATGCTGTAATGATAACAACCCCATAATCAAACATTTTTTTTAATTTTCTAGATAAAATAGTTCTTCTTTGAGGAGTTAACTTTTTGGAATCTTTAACACCCATTCTTTCAAGAACTTTAAACATTTTTTCAGGCACAACAACACCTGCAATTACTAGTGGACCTAAAACTGAACCTCGACCAGCTTCATCCATACCTAAAATATCCATAAAAATCAGCATAAAAAAAGAAAAGAAAATAAATAAAAATATTTATTTTAAAGCTCTAAGACGAACTTCAGGTTCTAATGCAAGAGGTTCTGCAGCAACAATAGCTGTACCTTTTGCAACAACAGTCATTGGATCATCAGAAACTTCTATTGGAATTGCTATTTCATCAAAAATTCTTTCTTTAATTCCACGAAGTCTAGAACTTCCACCAACAGCTACTGCATTATTATAAACTCCCATCATTAATTCAGGAGATAATCTTTCTAAAATAAAATTTAATCCATCAATTATTTGTTGCATAAACGGTTCGACAGCATCCGCAACTAACATTGAATCAATAACCACTTTTTTAGGTCTGTTAGTTTCTAAAGATTTTCCTATAACTTCAACACTTAAATTTTCAAGTTGCTCGCTGCAATGAACCATACCCACTTCTATTTTTGCAGATTCTGCATCATGAATACCAATAGCTACATCGTATTTCTCAGCTACAATATCAACAATCTTATTATCAATATCGTCCCCACCACATCTAACAGTTTCAATATCGTTAATACCTCCAAGAGAGATAATTACAATATCAGTTGATCCTGCACCAATATCAACAACCATAGTTCCATTTGGTTCAGCAATAGGTAAACCAGCACCAATAGCTGCAGCTAGTCCTTCACTAATAACTAAGATATTTTGAGCACCTGCTTTTCTACCAATTTCTTCAGCAGCATTTTTTTCTACTTCAGAAGAATCACCAGGAATTCCAATAACAATTCTTCCAACACTTTCACCTTCATTAATACCTATTTGCATTGCTTTAATTAATAAAGCTTGTGCTTGTACAACATTTTCAATTACACCTTTTTTTAAAGGTCTTACAGCCAAAATATCTCCAGGAGTTCTTCCTAACATCTTTTTAGCTTCTTCACCTACAGCTAAAACTTCACTAGGATCATCTTTTTTAACTGCAACAACAGAAGGAATCTGATATAAATCAAATTTATCTCCAGAAGGCTTTGCAATTACAGTATTTAAAGTTCCTAAATCAATCCCTAAACTATTACTGATAACACGTGTGTTTTCAGTTTGTGGCTCTTCCTCTTCATTTCCAAAAATATTCATGACTAATCCTCCGTAACAATATCTTTAAAGTCGATGATGAAAATTCTGTTAGATGTAGCTATACTCTGAACTTTTTTAATATCTTCATCTTTTTCAACAGAAATAAGAATTGTCGATAAAACAACCTCATTAGCATTATAAAACGGTTTTAATACAGATTTAATAAATTTTGGTAGTTTTACTTCATTATTCAAATCAACATCAATAAATCCAGTAGTTTGCGATTCTTGTAAAATCGCAAATGGGATTTTTAATTTCTCGATGGTAGATACAGTATGTTTAATAATATCATCAGGAGCAACTAACACCATCAAATTAGATTCCTCTTGAAGATAATAGCGTGAAATTTGAACAAAAGCTCCACCCTGCTTTTCAACATCTCTTTTAAAAGCATCAATGCTTGTAGAAATGCCATAAAGCATGATAAAATCAAATTTCTTATCTAATTTTCCATCGTGTAATATAGCATGTTCCCTAAATCTAATCTTAACATTATATTTAGATGCAATAGCTTTATAAGCCATATCATCAATTAAATCCACATTACCTGCAATGACACACCATGTTTTTTCAACCGTGTGATTTTTACTGGATTTAATTTTTGCAGCTTGTCTTAGAACACGTATATTATCTTCTATCATTTAATTTCTCACATATTATTAGTTATAAACACATATTAGCTCAATAAATAAAAATTAACATCCAAATACACATTACTAAAAATATTTAAAATGTTATTTATTAAAGCCCAACAATTAATATTTATTACCATCTATTATTATATATATTTTACTTCAAAATGCTTAAATTGGCATAAAATTAACACCATACAAAAAATAATAAAACATTTCAAGGAGTAAAAAGAAAAAGAAAAATAATTTGAAATCAATATTAAAAAAATAAGTTAAAACTTTAATATCTAATAAAAATAACAAACATGTCTAAGTAAAAATATAAATAAAGAAAAATTAACCAAAACACAAGCGAAAGTTAATAAAAGATAAATAAAAAAGTATTACTGAGGTTTAACATGACACTTAAAAACACTAGTATGAAAAATTTTATAGCAATCCCAGATATCATTTCATTATTAAATATGAGCTCTGGTTTTTTAGCTATTATATTTGCAATTAATGAAAATTTAGTAATTTCATCAAGTTTAATTATACTAGCTGTCATGTTTGACTCCGTAGATGGTTGGGTAGCTAGAAAAACCAATAGAAAAGATGAATTGGAATTTGGAAAGAATATTGATTCTCTATCAGATATCATATCATTCGGCATTGCACCAGCAATATTCATTTATAAATCCATCAATGCAACTTCAAACCTCCT belongs to Methanobrevibacter oralis and includes:
- a CDS encoding MotA/TolQ/ExbB proton channel family protein, coding for MIIEYIMPFIDGIADIFTQGGIITYIILFIGVYGLIISLRKIVYLRNISKIDTTEIFGVVTASMERGGAVEALKAINGFKNPISRIISETLKIGYKNKVEVEESMEQIFIVELAKMTKGLNTIKTITELAPFLGLIGTVIGIWLTFKSLGVNPDSAAMAEGIYVALTTTIMGLLVAIVLLPLHTYIQGLIEAEMDKIELATKMTNWGYAVVKVKVDANVECALEALQEAEGVVNTRLISDPYANIKVSFKPSMLDKSIANIILEKCNVNAEITESKLRQ
- the rnhB gene encoding ribonuclease HII, whose protein sequence is MDILGMDEAGRGSVLGPLVIAGVVVPEKMFKVLERMGVKDSKKLTPQRRTILSRKLKKMFDYGVVIITASQIDEMRANGINLNEIERKGMEKIILELNPKKAVVDAVDVKAERFQENLHQATGVDVIAQHKADDNYIEVGAASIIAKEVRDSQIEEINKDFIKMGGIGSGYPSDPTTKKFLTNFTYESMPDFVRKSWTTVAKMK
- a CDS encoding rod shape-determining protein — encoded protein: MNIFGNEEEEPQTENTRVISNSLGIDLGTLNTVIAKPSGDKFDLYQIPSVVAVKKDDPSEVLAVGEEAKKMLGRTPGDILAVRPLKKGVIENVVQAQALLIKAMQIGINEGESVGRIVIGIPGDSSEVEKNAAEEIGRKAGAQNILVISEGLAAAIGAGLPIAEPNGTMVVDIGAGSTDIVIISLGGINDIETVRCGGDDIDNKIVDIVAEKYDVAIGIHDAESAKIEVGMVHCSEQLENLSVEVIGKSLETNRPKKVVIDSMLVADAVEPFMQQIIDGLNFILERLSPELMMGVYNNAVAVGGSSRLRGIKERIFDEIAIPIEVSDDPMTVVAKGTAIVAAEPLALEPEVRLRALK